Proteins from a single region of Pseudomonas sp. 10S4:
- the serB gene encoding phosphoserine phosphatase SerB translates to MREIVLINITGVDRPGLTAAITGVLAQGGVNILDIGQAVIHDTLSFGILVEIPDTLQGKSVLKDILFKGYELDQQVRFTPVSEEDYQQWVGNQGKKRHIVTLLTRKVTAGQLQAVSSITAKYGLNIDHIDRLSGRMPLDTPADKGKGCIEFSVRGEAADPQALRAEFLSVAQELNVDIAFQEDSLFRRNRRLAVFDMDSTLIEAEVIDELAKAAGVGDQVSEITERAMAGELDFRESFKERLALLKGLDVSVLDSIGASLRLTEGAETLFAELKRLGYKTAILSGGFTYFAKQLQAKLGIDYVFANELEVVDGKVTGVAVEPIVDAQRKADLLKELAHKEGLRLEQTIAVGDGANDLPMLAIAGLGVAFRAKPLVKQSAKQAISTLGLDGVLYLLGFRDRDGQL, encoded by the coding sequence TTGCGCGAAATCGTCCTGATAAACATCACGGGAGTCGACCGTCCGGGTCTGACTGCGGCCATTACCGGCGTTCTGGCCCAGGGTGGTGTGAACATTCTCGACATTGGTCAGGCAGTGATCCACGACACCTTGTCGTTCGGCATCCTGGTTGAAATTCCTGACACTTTGCAGGGCAAGTCGGTGCTCAAAGACATCCTGTTCAAGGGCTACGAGCTCGATCAGCAGGTGCGCTTCACGCCGGTGTCCGAAGAGGATTACCAGCAGTGGGTCGGCAATCAGGGTAAAAAACGCCACATCGTCACCCTGTTGACCCGCAAAGTGACCGCCGGGCAATTGCAGGCCGTGAGTTCGATTACCGCCAAATACGGGCTGAACATCGACCATATCGATCGTCTGTCCGGGCGCATGCCGCTGGACACCCCGGCCGACAAGGGCAAGGGCTGCATCGAGTTCTCCGTGCGTGGCGAAGCGGCCGATCCACAGGCATTGAGGGCTGAATTCCTTAGCGTCGCGCAGGAATTGAACGTCGACATCGCCTTCCAGGAAGATTCGCTGTTCCGTCGCAACCGTCGTCTGGCGGTGTTTGACATGGACTCGACGCTGATCGAAGCCGAAGTCATCGACGAACTGGCGAAGGCGGCGGGCGTGGGTGATCAGGTCTCTGAAATCACCGAGCGGGCAATGGCTGGTGAGCTGGACTTCCGCGAAAGCTTCAAGGAACGCCTGGCCTTGCTCAAAGGGCTGGACGTCAGCGTGCTGGACTCGATTGGCGCCTCGCTGCGTCTGACCGAGGGTGCCGAAACCCTGTTCGCCGAACTCAAGCGTCTGGGCTACAAGACCGCGATCCTGTCTGGTGGCTTCACCTACTTCGCCAAGCAATTGCAGGCCAAACTGGGTATCGACTACGTGTTCGCCAACGAACTGGAAGTGGTGGACGGCAAAGTGACGGGCGTGGCGGTCGAGCCGATTGTCGATGCACAGCGCAAGGCGGATCTGCTGAAAGAGCTGGCCCACAAGGAAGGTTTGCGTCTGGAGCAAACTATTGCTGTGGGCGATGGTGCCAACGACCTGCCGATGCTGGCGATTGCCGGGCTGGGCGTGGCGTTCCGCGCCAAGCCGTTGGTCAAGCAGTCGGCGAAACAGGCGATCTCCACCCTTGGGCTGGATGGTGTGCTGTATTTGCTGGGCTTTCGGGATCGTGACGGGCAGCTCTGA